The proteins below come from a single bacterium HR17 genomic window:
- the cutS_1 gene encoding Carbon monoxide dehydrogenase small chain gives MRITVTVNGRRYSHDVEPRLLLVHYLRDVLGLTGTHIGCETGICGACTVLLNGEAVKSCMLFAVQADGQEITTIEGLAQNGKLHPVQQGFWEKHGLQCGYCTPGMILAAVQLLQRNTDPTEEDIRHALVGNLCRCTGYQQIVEAVEWAAAKIRGAM, from the coding sequence ATGCGCATCACGGTCACGGTGAACGGGCGGCGTTACTCCCACGATGTTGAGCCGCGTCTGCTCCTCGTGCATTACCTGCGCGACGTCCTCGGCTTGACGGGCACCCACATCGGTTGCGAAACGGGCATTTGCGGGGCGTGCACCGTGCTGCTCAACGGTGAGGCGGTCAAATCGTGTATGTTGTTCGCCGTGCAAGCGGACGGACAAGAGATCACGACGATTGAGGGCTTGGCGCAAAACGGTAAACTGCACCCTGTCCAACAAGGTTTTTGGGAAAAGCACGGGCTGCAATGCGGCTACTGCACGCCGGGCATGATTCTGGCGGCGGTGCAACTCTTGCAACGCAACACCGACCCAACAGAAGAGGACATCCGCCACGCGCTGGTCGGCAACTTGTGCCGGTGCACGGGCTACCAGCAAATCGTGGAAGCCGTTGAATGGGCGGCAGCGAAAATACGGGGCGCGATGTGA
- the murJ gene encoding putative lipid II flippase MurJ — translation MATATSSTATHRLARNERTSVAGATLTVMALIGLSRVTGIVRDIGRTTLFGRDWHTDAYVSAFSVPDLIYFLASGGALAAGFVPVFTAYLTRGEDDKAIKTFRVLMTYLSVALLVLIAAFEVLAPTLVALMFPGMVGDERKFTLTVNLVRILLPSQFFFVLGSLFTGALLSLRYFAEPQVQSVLYNLCILAGGIVGAHWGNHWLGKGIEGMAVGALSGAAIGAGLVQARKLWQVGMDFRPCFDWRDEGARQVLRLVVPVVFSLSVTQINAIILPRCFSSLLPHGAATAVEMANRIMQLPVALFGASVGIALFPTLSALATQDALADLRRQVASGLRAVLLLTVPTAVLMAVAREPLIALFFQYGRWTATDTQATAVALLFYSLGVPAMACQQVLARGFYALRDTWTPVWVGLLSFALAFSLNMALVHSPLQQGGLALAFSASAWFNIVLLALLLRKRLNGLEEGALLRLVGWMLPAAVLAGVGAAAMLAALPQGGLALRLLRVIVPGVVGVVLYATALWGAPVPEKRAVVARLLRRRA, via the coding sequence ATGGCAACGGCTACGAGTTCAACGGCGACGCACCGTTTGGCGCGGAACGAGCGGACGAGCGTGGCGGGCGCCACGCTCACGGTAATGGCGCTCATCGGTTTGTCCCGCGTGACGGGTATCGTGCGGGACATCGGGCGCACCACGCTGTTTGGGCGCGATTGGCACACCGATGCGTATGTGTCGGCGTTCAGCGTGCCCGACCTGATTTACTTCCTCGCGTCCGGCGGGGCGCTGGCGGCAGGGTTCGTGCCCGTCTTCACTGCTTACCTGACGCGGGGCGAGGACGACAAAGCCATCAAAACCTTCCGCGTGTTGATGACCTATTTGAGCGTGGCGCTGCTCGTGTTGATCGCTGCCTTTGAAGTGCTTGCCCCGACCCTCGTCGCCCTTATGTTCCCTGGCATGGTCGGCGACGAGCGCAAATTTACCTTGACCGTGAACCTCGTCCGCATCCTGTTACCGTCTCAGTTCTTCTTTGTGCTGGGCAGTTTGTTCACAGGCGCGCTGCTGTCGCTGCGTTACTTTGCGGAGCCGCAAGTGCAATCGGTGCTTTACAACTTGTGCATCCTTGCCGGCGGTATCGTCGGGGCGCATTGGGGCAACCATTGGTTGGGCAAGGGCATTGAAGGGATGGCGGTGGGAGCGCTCTCGGGCGCCGCTATCGGCGCGGGGTTAGTGCAAGCGCGGAAACTGTGGCAAGTCGGTATGGATTTCCGTCCGTGCTTTGATTGGCGCGATGAAGGGGCGCGTCAAGTCCTGCGGCTCGTCGTGCCGGTCGTCTTCAGCCTCTCGGTCACGCAAATCAACGCCATCATTTTGCCCCGCTGCTTCAGTTCCCTGCTGCCCCACGGAGCGGCGACGGCGGTGGAGATGGCGAACCGCATCATGCAATTGCCCGTCGCCCTTTTCGGCGCAAGCGTCGGCATTGCCCTTTTCCCGACCCTGTCGGCGCTGGCGACTCAAGACGCCCTCGCCGACTTGCGACGGCAAGTCGCCAGCGGCTTGCGCGCGGTGCTGCTGCTGACGGTGCCCACCGCCGTCCTGATGGCGGTCGCCCGCGAGCCCCTCATCGCGCTATTTTTCCAATACGGGCGTTGGACGGCAACGGACACGCAAGCGACGGCGGTGGCGCTGCTTTTCTACAGCCTTGGCGTCCCCGCGATGGCGTGTCAGCAAGTGTTGGCGCGGGGCTTTTACGCGTTGCGCGACACTTGGACGCCCGTTTGGGTCGGGTTGCTCAGTTTCGCCCTCGCCTTCAGCCTTAACATGGCGCTCGTTCATTCGCCGTTGCAGCAAGGCGGTTTGGCGCTGGCGTTTTCCGCATCGGCGTGGTTTAACATCGTCCTGTTGGCGCTATTGTTGCGGAAGCGGCTGAACGGGTTGGAGGAAGGTGCTTTGCTGCGGCTCGTCGGCTGGATGCTGCCTGCCGCCGTCTTGGCAGGGGTCGGAGCGGCGGCGATGTTGGCGGCGCTGCCGCAGGGCGGTTTAG